In the Channa argus isolate prfri chromosome 19, Channa argus male v1.0, whole genome shotgun sequence genome, ACGTGCAATGTCTGCAGAGTACCTGAGCCATCTGTCCTCCACAAGTGGCTCAGTACACCCGTAGATGACCTGCTGCAGACTTCGGCTTCCCACATACTCCATCAGTATCGTTCCGATGCTGCTTTCATCTCCAAAGTCCGCGGGTACGCAGGTGGTAGCCGCGATGACGCGCACGATGTTTCGGTGGCGAAGGTGCGCCGCGTTCAGCTCAGCCCAGAAGCTTTGCCGAGACGCTAGCTTGTTCTTGGTGCACTTTTTGACTTTCTTCAGCGCGACAGTCTCCCCAAGGTACTCCGCCTTGTAGACGGAACCAAATCCCCCGGATCCGATGGGCTGAACGGATCGAAGCTCCTTCCAGAGGATCACAGTGGACCAGAGTCGGCTGGCGACTTTACCGTGAAACCGCTGCGCGGGGACTTGTAATATGGAGCCTTGGGAGTGTTTGGTCAACGGGCTACTACATGCTCCAAAGTCCAGAGAGGGGTAGATGTCTTTGGGAAGGAGACGAGTCACAGGTATCGGTGAGGGCATTGTGCGTGCGTTCAGCCTGAAGGGTGCCTCTGACTGAACTGCGGGGTCTGCAGCCTCAGAGCTTTTCAGCACGGACACACAAAGCCAGCCACACCGCCACTTAGTGTTGTGGAGTATGTAATGCTTTGTTTGGGTTCAACGGGTTCATCCCGATGGTTCAACTCAGTTTACGCAATCTACAGTAGGGGAGGACGAGGTAATATGAGCCACTTTTTGGCATTCTGTTATAGTAAAGTACAATATTGTCAATGTGTGTCAAAAAGTAACTGACGCGCGTGTGCCTGGCTCAGGCTCCCTAAGCAGCAGCTCGACGTATGGGCCATTTGGTGCAGTGTGCACTTTTTAAGAGCGCACACCGACACATTTGACAAAGTAGGTTCAGCATGAGGCTGGGGGAGGGAACACGCTACACAGTTCAGAGcctgtttgtcttttcactgAGACTTTTCCAGCATATGCAGGATCCATGCAGGAACAAGATGATCACATCTCCACTGCCATACTTCAGACAGTCATAATAACACAGCACACAACACAATATAATATTCTGTCAATTCTCAGTATCTATGATAAACTTGAAGCACAACTCTTTCGTTCTGCATCTTTGCCACTGATCCTGGGTTGATCCTTGGAACTTCACAATAGGTTTTTGAGATAATCTGCATTGTCCCTGTCCAGGACTGACTGATGAAAAACCTCGATTGCATTCAGAGTCAGAAAATTTCCACAACCTCCACAAAAGCACAGAGGCAGACATCGTGATTGGGTGGAGGGAGTGTGCACGTGCAGGCACAGAGACACCAGCAACTAGTAGAAGGAGAATGACAGTAGTTaaacaaagtgaaatataaaaCGTATCAGGTGAAATTGGACCCAGAGGCACTTGACTAGAGGTTTGGAAACATTACCTGTCAGACTGGTGGCCTGTTTAGCATTACACAAAGATCAAATAAACCCACGGCGTCAGTTTATAAGACCAACACAGCATAAGAGAATTAGTGACTCACATCCTGTTTCACCTACAACACGTTTTGGCTGCATCATTCTGAGCACTTCCCCATCATCATCAGTCAACTATACATGTATGTGCAAGAGATTTTACCATCACTTTCTCTTCTGAACGTTATGAAAGCAAAAGCATTTAACAGTTTTCTTCCCTTCTAGCCAAGCAGAGGCCATCCATTATTTCTGCTTAACTGGTAAGATTTGTACCTTTTTATTTACGGTAATTTCATAAGACCAGTACCGAAAGGCAGGATGGGTTGATTTTTAGTCTTATGCTACCACTAACTTGATTTTTAAACAGTGAATATTGCAGCTTAAATGGAATGAATGTTGCCTTTCTCACATTTAGAcagaagttttacattttcttatggTCAACCCAGCCTACTTTAAATCAGTATACTTCAACTAAAAACAAGccaggagagaagaaagaaatacagtttaTCTTTAGTTCTCTGCAAATATGTGACATCCCATTTACTTTTCTCAGTTAACAAATCCAATgtgcagacacaaaccaacaaaGAATGGATCCCACAAGGAGATTTGTTGGATTGCTGTCCACATACATCTGTAAACTACAATGTCGCACATGTGCTTCagcatatgtttttttatttttaggcaaACACATAGACAATGGAGTTTATTTGGACTCGGTCCCACTTTCACCATCGGCCTGCTTCAAATACTCACAAAACTTTGAATGTAGATTTATCCACTACTGAAAATAGCCCCCAACAAGTGCACACATTCCTCCTCTTTGTGTAACTTTGTGTAACATTCattcatcagttttatttattttcacatgaaTTTGAAAGTTTTAGTTAATTTGCAGATGTGTGTTCTTAACACCCAATCAACTAAAAATTGATTATGTATATTACAGAAGAATCACCTGGAACACTACTGATATTTACAGGTCAAGGAATATGAAATATAGCATTCTGAAAATGGGCTATTCTGGATAATGggtgcttttacttttggtaaTACTATGGATTTGTAATACTATGAGGCACGTGGAACTAATCTATGCTTAAGAGCATAAACTTTAACcatgtttaaaatacttaaacatggttaaaataatcaaaaacctATTCAGAATCAGAACTGGAGTACTTGTACTGTActacttaaaataaattttagagcatgtacttTGTACGTCAACTTGGCTAAAGAATTGGAAAAGATACTTGCCACTGTACTGGAGTACTTACAGTACTGTAGTGAATTCTTTTTGTTGATTAAGTtttttgtacttctaccacctctgatttctacttttttcatATCATACCACATTATGACATCTTGCATAGTTACATGAAAAGACCATAACGCACCAGCGACTTACACAGATACAAACAAAACCATACTGAATGATACACTTTTAGCAAGGAGTAAAAAGACTCGCAGTTGGATCCTTCCGTTATGTTTACTGAACTTTTATTACATTGTGTGAAAACACTGGAGTTGACGACTGCAGCTCTTCTGTCTCATAGCAGCAAGGTATGTAAATCAGATCAGGTTACTCTGCCAGACAATAAATAATCTGCCTCTTTGGATGAtatcaatgttaaaaaaaaacagataaaagctGCAgcataaattttttttttttttttttacacaatctatgaacatatacacatatatttacTTATATGTTTATGTGAAATACTTTgcctatatttataaaaatacaacagtaGTTTGTAAAATAGATTTGAAGTAAAATATTGAGAATTAGCAATGAGTCCATTGTTGTCACAGGATGGCATTATTGAAATGCATTGAATAACAAAACCAACATGGCTGGAATGCAGTTCATCTATGATCTTCCTCAGCTCATTTCTGAGTGGCATCAGCGTCAGTTCCGACGTCTTCATCGCAGCTGAATGACTTTACTTGGAGCCACTTCCCACCGCTGATTCAGCCTCCAAATATCAAAACacacaggtgtgtttgtgtgagtgtgttgggGGGGGAGCATGTGCTATTACAGGCAAGTCTGTAAAAACACTACAAAAGTCacagtacaataaaatatatgtagCTATATGGTACAaccaggcacacacacatacacacacactgactt is a window encoding:
- the mos gene encoding proto-oncogene serine/threonine-protein kinase mos, which translates into the protein MPSPIPVTRLLPKDIYPSLDFGACSSPLTKHSQGSILQVPAQRFHGKVASRLWSTVILWKELRSVQPIGSGGFGSVYKAEYLGETVALKKVKKCTKNKLASRQSFWAELNAAHLRHRNIVRVIAATTCVPADFGDESSIGTILMEYVGSRSLQQVIYGCTEPLVEDRWLRYSADIARGLRFLHSHSIVHLDIKPANVLVSGEDICKIADFGCSLKLDQGCEVSSVSPLLSHVGGTYTHRAPELLKGEQVSLKADIFSFGITFWQLVTRAEPYTGDRQHILYAVVAHNLRPSVQDQLVFSSEQGRLCRTILSRCWSGDPCIRPSAQEVLTQLEQLRSQT